CATGCTTGGACACATACTAAGGAGCCAACCTGGCCAGGAGGGCATGATTCTGAGCAGGCAAAGGAGCCTTGGCATGCTCATGTCTCAGCTCACCATCTCATAGGCAACCGGCTGGAGCTAGAATACGGGTTGTCTTCTTCCGGTGGTGGGGCGGGGGCAGGAAAGGACAGATAGACCTGCGTCTGAACTCTGAGTTAGcctagggggtgggggtgggggggctccaTGAGCAGGTGACTGAGGTAAGAATTGGCATGTTGTCACTTCTAAGTGAGACAGTTACCGGGGTCACAGCAGACTACTATTCAAAAGTGGATTAAGAagtctcaaaaagtaagaaaCGACTGATCCTTAGAAAGCACGTGTGTTATAGAAAAGAGGGTGGGTTTCACTTTCTGGAGAGTTCTTTCGAACCTGGACATACTCgtctggttatttatttatttttcgtcCACctcaagaggaagaggggggTTGGTTGGACAAACTGTAGGACACAGAACACATCCTTGGATTCAGGCAAAGACAGAAAGCCCAGCATGGCACCTTGAGTCAAATGCTCACGGAGTCCTGGTGTGGGCAGAATAAATTATAATGGCAGGAGTTGAGGGGAGATGGTGTTGCTCTTTTTCAGGATAAAGAGGTGAGTACAGCTTGGTCTTCTGATGATGTTCTTCAGTATGCCACCACTCATAACCACTTGGAAAATGATGctcgctttctttctttctttctttctttctttctttctttctttctttctttctttctttctttctttctttctttcttgtctctgctcACTCTCAGTTTTCCCTTTCAAATCCTTAAGCTTGTACATCTGTGTCAGAACACCCGGTTGGAAGTGGGAGTATGGCTCCATGCCCCAGCAGGGCCCTCTACTGCTCAGGGGACAGAGTGGTTCCCCAGGCCAGTGTGGAAGGACAGAGCCAAAGGCCACATGCCCACCATCCCTCAGATCCTCGAAACCCTCTGGACCTCCAAGATTAGTCAGTATGTCCTGTACATTCCGAGCTCAGCGGAAACTTCCAGAAGCAGGTATGAAAGCCAGCAGAGCCTTCGAATTTGCCCTGGTTTCCTGATCTCCTGAGGTGGAGAGCAGCAGGCCCTAGGACAGCTCGAGGCCGAAGCACCAGTTAGCCATAGAGCTTTCTCTTCAGAATGGGTGATATTTACAACCACCAGCTCCACCAGGGGGCCAGACAGAGGCTGAGGGAGACACAGAGGGGAATGGAATGAGCTTAGGCTCATGTCGGGCTCCAGGACACAGGAACGTCTGGGCAGGAAACAGTCGATGGGAGGCCAGAGGTCCCAGTGCCCGGAAGAAGCCTCCCTGTGGCCCAGCGCCCAGCGAGGGGGGATGCGTTTGACATCTGGCATGACTGGTTTCTTGGTTCCCAAGAGGCAGGCTGATGCAGCTTCTTGAAAATTCTTGGGCCTCTTGAGAAGTTCCAAAAACCCAGAGGGCAGCAGAACAGCCTGCCTTGGGAGAAAGTCAGCCTTCTGTTTCTACCTTATCCCTGATTCCAATCTCCCGACTTCCCTCACTCTGAGCTAGCCCATGGCGTCTTCTGGAGGCCAGGGAGGGTCACACTCAGCTCCAGTTCACTGTCTATATAATCTTAAGGGTCACCCTGTTCTGTGTCACACAAACAGCCACCTTGGGGGAGGCCTGTGCCGAGAGGGGTGGGCGGGTCACACGGGAGTCGTCCGCCGGTTCAGCATGCTGACATGGAAACCCTCCTTTAGGTCCTGTTGGAAGAAGTCATGCATCTGCAGGAAGCCAGCGTCCTGGTCCGGACTGTAGCTCGCAGCTGTGGTCACCTTAAGGGGTTCTCTGGAGAGCGTGTACATGGACAGCTCACCCATGGGAATGGCTCCGGTGATCTTCAGGCCCACGGGAGATGCATCCCTGGAGGGTGAGGCCTCCGTGGACCTTGAACTGGACCTGGACCGCCGTCGCCGGTACCTGTAGCTCGGCATCCTGGCgtaaggagaggaggaagaggccttAAGGAACTCCCGCTTGGTCTTAAACCTCAactctttatttttctcaatgtAAATGTTTACAGCCAGGACGCCCACGGTCTCCGCCACAATAAATGACAGGGCTCCAAAGTAAAAAGACCAGCCGTAGTTGTAATGGTTCTTTTTGTCTTCGTCACGTTTGTCACTGGGGTCGCCCGTGTTGCTGGAAATGTAGACGATGATACCGATGATATTACTGAGGCCTGAAAGAAAGcggggcagggagagagatggaggttAGACTCACaacaggaagaggagaatggagagCAGGCTGCTGAACATGGGATGGTGGCCAGCCTTCTCCTCAatgaatatttatgtattatggtcgtcgatctatttttatttttcgagacagcatctaatgtagcccaggcttgccctgTGTTTATGTAACTGAAGATGACCTAGAATTTCCAATTaatcccccacctcccaagtgctgggattacaagcatgcactacATCAGCTGGCTTGGTaactaattcttttttctttctaccctttttccatccctcccttcttccttttttccttcattttctttccttttgagaaggcctcatgtagcccaggttggctcagATGTCCCTAGGTatctgaggatgactttgaactcctggtcctctgtttaaaaatacttattttatgtgcatgtggatgggtattttgcctgcatgtctgtgtaccacttgtttgcctgaaaaggaaggaagaggagggcatccgatttcctagaactggagttacagatggttgtgaaccgcCATGTGTGTACCGGGAATCGAACTCTAGTCCTCTATAAGAGCGGCCAGTGtccttaaccagtgagccatctctcctagtCTGGATctcttctgcctctatctcccaggtgctgggattagagctgtgccccaccaccacagccagcttggTAGCTAGTTTCTCCCTCTACGTCCAGTCACCCCTGGGTGTTCGTGAGAGATACAACTCTCAGCAGAACCCAAAATCTGTGATGATCACCTCCCTTAGAGTACTGCAGCATTTACCTGTAACCCACCCAACTCCCTGATATACTTTAATTCATCTCTAGATAGCCTGGAACAGCCAACACAAATCTATGCTAAGAAATGAATGCTATTCTGTCCTTCCTATTCCAGCCCCCGATCCTGTTTTTAAAGAGCAAACTCCCTTGGGTCTTGGCATCCCTGAGGCATCACATTCTTCCCTCATATCCAACCCAGCCAGCTGCTCCTGACCCTGTTAGAGGTTTGAAAAGCACCCAGCACCCTGTTGTATTTTACACACCTGACTTTTTGATATGAAGTGCAATTTTGGACACCATCAAATTAACCTCTCCAAAGGACACAATCTGGTGATGCATGGACAATGTG
Above is a genomic segment from Mus caroli chromosome 11, CAROLI_EIJ_v1.1, whole genome shotgun sequence containing:
- the Cacng4 gene encoding voltage-dependent calcium channel gamma-4 subunit, with translation MVRCDRGLQMLLTTAGAFAAFSLMAIAIGTDYWLYSSAHICNGTNLTMDDGPPPRRARGDLTHSGLWRVCCIEGIYRGHCFRINHFPEDNDYDHDSSEYLLRIVRASSVFPILSTILLLLGGLCIGAGRIYSRKNNIVLSAGILFVAAGLSNIIGIIVYISSNTGDPSDKRDEDKKNHYNYGWSFYFGALSFIVAETVGVLAVNIYIEKNKELRFKTKREFLKASSSSPYARMPSYRYRRRRSRSSSRSTEASPSRDASPVGLKITGAIPMGELSMYTLSREPLKVTTAASYSPDQDAGFLQMHDFFQQDLKEGFHVSMLNRRTTPV